The Tenrec ecaudatus isolate mTenEca1 chromosome 4, mTenEca1.hap1, whole genome shotgun sequence region TTTAGTAGGTAGAGCTCATGGCCTTGCTTTGCCTCAGTTGGGAGGTGCAGCCCCAGCTCAAAgacagggtgggatcaagggGCCACTGTCAGGCCCCTGCATTCTCCAGTCCCTGTGGGACCCACTGTGTATGCAGAGAGCAATTAAGGAGCTGCTCAGCTGAGCCCTGTGTATCTGTTCTCAGCCAACACCGCCAGGGGAGAAAGATCCACGGTTCCTGATTTCTAGaggtggcagcaagctgtcaGAGAAAGCCCATCTTTTACCCAAGATTACAAAATAGGGTACTCTTGGGAGAGGGCACTCTTAGGCACTCAGCTCTGGCTGCCTACTCCCCCGGGACCCCAGCACAGCTACTGGGAGAAGGGGGACTACAGGGCTGGCACGTACGGGGCGGCATTCTCCCCCTGCATTGTGGGGTATGGCTGTGGACCAGTGAGGAGGCCCAGCGCCCCGTGCACCTACACAGCTCTCGAGTGCCTGCACTGAAGGCATGCCCTTGGGTAGACAGCCCAGGCAGGCGCATGGGTCACTCTACCCAAGGGCTGAGAGCCACCCAATATAAATATAGCCCCTTGGGCTGAGCTCAGACCTATTTTAAGCTTAGAAAGGGAGGTGGCCAGACCTCCCCCTGGCTCTCAGAGGAATCACTGCTGCTGGTGCCCTTTCTCTACCAGCCCCATCACTGGCTCCGACTGCCCACCATCCAGCATGCCCGAGGAGGTCCAGGAAGGTAGGAGGGGTGCCCATGAGGGAAGGGTGAGGTCTCAGGGCAGTGACCCCTGACCTCACCTGTTGGGCTGATCATCAGCATCCTGTCCAGCTTCAGGGAAAAAGGTCATGCAGCCCTCTCAAGAAGCACGTGAGGACGAACCTCTCCACATGTCAGGCCCTACTCCGCTGGGGACAGTGGAGGGGGGGTATGGGTCAGCGACAGGCTGCACTCAGGGCGCATGTGGGTAGCTGCTTGGCTAGGGTGGCACATCTGTCAAGGAGGAAGTTGGGGCTGGAGCTGGAACCTGGCAGACCCCACCTGGGTCTCAGTGTCCCCCAAGGCTGAGATGAGCATCCCTTGGCCTGGGCAGACTGCTAGTCAAAGCCGTGGTGGCCAGTTACTTAACCCCATTGCCTGGAAGAGGGACTGTAGCTGCCAGGACCCCAGCTGAGGGCCCAGGGTAGCCAACTCCTCTGGATACACCCTTGCTGAATTTCCAGCTTCTTCCAGTGCAGAAGGACCcgcccctggggggggggtgagggcatGTTCCCCTCCCTTGGGGCTAGCACCCTAATAACATCTATTGTGTGCTTTCCCTGGTAACACACCATCCACCATCCATTCAGAACATGAGAACTAAGCTCACAGGCACGTCCCAAGAGGGGACTGACCACCTCCAACCCATTCTCCTTGCTCAAGGGACTATCTCCAGCCAATCAGGGAGGTCCAGAGTTCTCCCCGCCACCTCAGCCCCCATCAggtgcctcccctcccctcccctcgcgCCCCCACCCCATGCAGACATGCTGTTTCCTAGCTCCCAGCCGGGCACCTAGGGGTCTTTAAGGGGCtgagaataaaatttaaaaacaaccaaGTCAAAGAATTGCCAGAAGGAAACCAAATCACAATTAGAAATCACAATACACATACTCCCCGTAGGAGTAAGAGTGGGGTTGACAGTGGTCTGTCAAACGCTGTAAATGGATAAACCCTGAGCAGGAAGCCTGGCACTTAGGAGTGAGCCCACATCTCACCATCTAGAAAGGCCTTTTCTCGCCTCTCAAATAAGCAAGCATGTCCTCGGGTGGGTACGGCGGTATTTTATCTCCCAGGGACGCCTGGAAATGCCATTCTGCAGGATGGTTTGGAAAGATCCTTGCTCTCTGACCCAGCTACACTGCTGCTGGGAATGTGTCCTCGACAACAGGGGAAAGCCTGCTGGCCTCTCTGGGGGGGTCTCTATCTCTGAGGAGAATCAGAAGCCACCAGGCTGCCCGGACAGCCACAGGAAAGCCCCAACTCCGTGGCCTGGGATAGTCCGATAATAAAGACGGGCTCCTGACAGGATGCGCCGTGATGATGGACGGCGGGTTCACCCGAGTCCAACAGTACCGCAGAGGGTCATGAAAGCAGCAGGGAGCCTGGCTGGGGTGGGCGAGGGCAGGGTAAAGGGGAGAGGGCCTGCAGGACCTGGAATGGCCTCTTGGCTAACGCACAGCACGGGCTCCCAAACGTGCATGACTTGCCATCCCCTTTTTTTGGGGGAAATGCGCCCCCACCTCGTAattgaaaatgtgtactatatcCTGTCACGAGGATTGTTAAATACATGTCTGCGTTGGGTGGCCCTgtcctcacaccccagggggcaaGGGCTAGGGAAAGCACGGCCAACCTCCATGCACCGGGGGTAGGGGGCCTGGAGACCACTGTACTAGACCTGAGCAGGCAGCAGGCTGGCTTTGGAGCAAGTCCGGCCTGCCTGTGGCTGTGCACACTCACACCAAGGCCTCTAGACCAAGGGTTATTCTGAGATGGTCTCAGGGGAGATGGAGCCAAATGCTCGTGGTCCTCATCCTCTGAGGGCCCACTTCCTGAGGCCACCTGAGGGGCTGGGTGTGACCAGCTGGCTGAGATGCCTCCTCATGGCCCTGCAGGTGCTGTGGCTCCTACGCCGAGCCCCTGGAGCAGAGTGGGCCTGGCCCCCAACCACGTGCAGCAGGTCCGTCTGCACCGCGTGGAGTCCATCAGTGACCTGCACAGTGGAGGTAGGGGCAGGGCTGCAGGGTTCCCTGCAGGGCGGGGTGCAGAGGCAAGCATGCCTTCCTGAAACCCTATCCGTCTGTTGCTCAGGTCCCCTGCGCCCACATCTTGTCGACGAGGCACGGCCCTGGGAGGACCTCCTGGGGGTGTTGCCACCATCCCTGTGTGCCCAGGCCAGCTGCGGCCTGATGGCTGGCCGCTGTGGGGCCTTCCTGCTGTTGCTGGCGGTGCTGGCGCTCACATGCCTGGCCTTGGCCGTCCTGGCCGTCTATCTGAGCGGTACGGAGGGGAGGCTTGGCCCAGTGAGGGCTCAGGAGCCACGTGGGGGAGCAAAGGCCTAGAAATAGCAGAAGGGGGGATGGGGCTATGGGTAGAATCCCTAGGCACCCCCAAGGTTGGGTGGGACAGGAGGGGTGCCTGGCTGAcggctcccccacctcccccctgcaGTACTGCAGAGTGAATCCCTGCGGGTCTTGGCGCACACATTGAGGACCCAAGAAGAGACACTGCTCAAACTCCGGCTTGCCAGTCTTAGCCAGCTTCGGAGGCTCAACCTGAGTGAGGCCCAGGCACCCAGCTGAGGTGCTCCAGGCCCGGAGCTGTGTAGGGGGGAGgcagaggggcctggtcagggctttcCTCTCCATAGCTGGCCACTGGTCACATCTTCGCTACTTGCTGGGGGCTTGGGTGATCCAATGTCGGATGAGGGGGCACCAGCATCCTGACTCTTCCTGTCTCCTGTCAGCACCCTCTGCCACCCCCAGGGCAGCAGGTTCAAGAAGGCCAGGAATAGCTACCAGCCACTGACTCTGCCAGGCCTCCCAGGAGGTCCAGAGGCCACTTGGGGCGAGGCTGCCTTGGAGGGCAGAGGTGGCAGGGAGAACTGGCCGGGGCAGCGGTGCAGGAGGTACAGACAGAGAAGCTAGGACTAGAGATGACAGTGTTCTGTTGAACTGGAATAACCCGTAGAGACCAGCAGCCCCACCTCCCACCTGCTGTGGGCTTGTCCAGAGACCACCCCCTTCCCCAAATGGGTTATGGCCTGAGAAGGGGAGGGGACAGTTGCTCACGCCCTAACTCATCCCgactccaaccctggggcaggtACACATCCGGTGGGCCTAAGCTGGGCAGGAGGAAGGGGCATGGCCAGGGTTCCATGCAGCCTGGCTGccagtcctcccacctccccGCTCCTCCAGTCTGTTTTTGgctttgtcatttaaaaaaataaagcgaCGGTTACTGGTGGGGGCCAGTGGTTGCACTATCTTGTGTTAAAAACATGGCAAGGGCGTGAGGGGAGCCCTCCTCCACGGCTGCGCTGTGCCTCACAGCACGTCAGCCCGCTTGTCACGCACGCGGCTGCGGGCCTTGGTCCGGGCTTTGAAGGCGGCGGCGTTGTACAGGTGCTGGAGGGGCAGAGGCGGGTCCTGAGCATGGGAAGGGGGAGACTAGGCCCAGGGCCCGCTCCCCCAGCTCCAGGCAGGGaaggggtgtggagggcgggtAGAGGTGGGTTTGTATGGGGAGGGGGGTCCCGCAGACCTTCTCGAAGCGAGAAATCTTGCAGGCCTTGAGGGTGGTGGCGTCCAGGACCAGCACGGGGCCCAGGCCGAAGATGTCACGGAGGAGCTCGTTGTTCTGGGGACGGAGAGGGCAGTGAGACCGGGCCCGCAGGAAGGGGCCCTTCCTGCCCAGCACGGCCTGCTCCGACCTGCAGGTGGTGGTGCATGCCGGAGCCCAGCGCAGCCTTGAAGGCAGCGTAGACCCTGCGCCGGGCCCAGCTGTCCACGTAGAGCACCTCCAGGCCGAACCGCACAGTCTCCTCTTCGCACtcgccaccctgcaggacagacggaGCTTGGCTACTGCGCCTGCACGCGCCCTCTCCAGGACACGACACGGGTGGGGGGCTCGCACCTCCACGAAGTGCAGCACGGCGCGGAATGTGGAGCGCTGGCGCCGGCGGTCAGCCTTGGCCCGGTACTTGTTGCTGTCGGTGGCCAGTGTGCGGAGAGCACTGCCCAGGGCCCCCATGTCCTCATACACGAAGTCCTCCTGCAAAgggtggggagggtgtgtgtggaagGGCTGAACCCCGCTGGCACCCACCAGGGGCTCGCCTCTTCCCACCTTGTCAGACACCCCAGCCCAGGGCCCTGATCAGCACACCTAGTGtgcaggtctgtgtgtgtgtgggccacCACCCTTTCCACCCCCCCAGAGCTGCCCTGCTCCCTGGCATCCCCTGCAGCCCACCTGGGAGGGCCAGGTGGTGGCAGCTGGCACCCTCcattcccacccacccctgcctcctGCACCTCCAGGTCCCGGGCGAGTTCGAAGAGCAAGGCGATGGTTTCACCAGCCGCGATCCGCAGGCTCACACTGTCACTGGACAGGAGCTGGGGCAGCCGGGGCAGCTGCCTGGGAAAGGGGCAGGCTCAGCGGTGTTGTCGGATGGTGATGGgggcttcctccctgctccccgccctTACCTGTCAAGGACGTGGCTGATGTGGGTGCTGGGGAGGATGGTGAGGAGCAAGGCCCAGGCCTGCAGGGCAGCACAAAGCAGCCCATGCTGCCCAGCAGGGGCCACGGGAGCCGAGCAGCCACGCATGCCGCAGGCCCGGCTGAAAACACTTTCTAAGCAATTAAGGCAGGAGACCAGGTCCTAGGGGCACAGGGAAGCAGGGGAGGGGCTCAGGagcagagtggggagggggggttagGTGCTCTTACCACCTGTTCCCGGAGGCCACTCACCTGGATGTCGGCAGCAGCCACGTAGCAGCCCAGGCCGAGAGCAGATGCGCACTGTTGGAAAGGGATGGGTCAGGGCAGCCCACAGCTGAGCCTGCGGTCCTGGTCACCTGCCTCCCGGGCCCTCAGAAGAAGGGAGCCGTGTCCCACACAGCTCAGGGAACACTCACGTGGAGCCGGGCCGAGGGGCTGGCTGTGCTGTCGCCCAGCACGGACAGCAGCGGGGGCTGCAGGTTGCGGAACAGCGTCTCACCCTTGGGTCCAGGACCCAGCTGCACGCAGAGCAGGCCTCCTACGGCCGCGGCCAGGGCCTGCTCTTCACCCTTCCCTAGGGGGTGCAGTCCGGTTACCCTGAGTGGCCAGGACTGgcccccgctcccccacccccgtGCCCACCCCTCCTGCTGCCAACCTCTCTTGAGGCACTTTTCCAGGGCATCCGCCAGGGTGAGGCAGCGCTCCTGCAGGAAGTCAGGGAACAGGCGAGAAGCCAGGGCCCTGCGCAGGCTCTCCAGGGCCCCTTGCCTGGTCTTGGCACTGGAGGAGGGGCAGAGGAGGTGGGTGATGGGGGACAGGGCACCCTTGGTCTGGGCCAAGCAGGGACATGGAGCTGAGGTACCTCTTATCCGTGAGGCAGTCTACATACTCCTTCATCTTCTCCTCCAGGTCTTCCTGCTGGGCCTGCTCATCCATGCCATCAGCCCCTGCAAAGCCGGCCACTCAGTCCCACCCACTGCCCCACAGGACGAGTCCCCTACCCAGCCCCTGCCCGCTCACCGGGGCTGTCCTCTGCAGGGGCACTGAGGACGCTGGGGCACTCGCTGGTGGTGCTGCGGGCCTCACTGGCCGCCTCATCCTCGCTGGAACCTGAGTCGGCTTGGGCACTGCCCCGGGCACCTGGGAAAGGCAGAGTGCTCACACTGACCACATGACGTCACAAGACCCAAAGTGGCCTCTTCTCAGAGATAAGAAACCAGGGGCCGAGGCCGCCAGCAGCACGGCTGAAGCAGGCTGCTGAGCTGGGAAGCAGAGGAGACGGTGGTCTGGTTGCTGGGTGGGGAGACCAGCCAGTCTGGACTATGTCCACAGGGTGGGCACTGGCAGAGGACCAGGGACTTAGACTTGAGAATCAGACATCCTCAGGCTTCAAGTCCTGTGTGGCCAGGCTCAGCTTCTCCATCTGCGAAGCACAAACGCAAGACCTTCTCTTCTGGGTAAGACCCTGACTAAACAAGCTGGTTACTTGTTCTTCTGTGGGCCCACGCGTTTACGTGACTCGTCTGCctgggcgggcggggggggggggggggggggagggggctgcggtgtgggggaggggtagatACCCCAGGCTTCCACCTCTCCTGGGTCCGTCCTGGGCCTTTGGCCCACAGGATAGGCATACAGCTCCTCCTAACTCTGTGAGTGACATCAGGGAGCAAAGTGACCCTCAGTGAGCGAGCGCCCGGCCTGGACACCAATGAAGACGGGTGTCCAGGCCAGCAGGCTGGAACACACCTGTGCAGGGGACTCTGCCCGGGGTGAGGCTGGCAGCCAGGCAGGTGCTGTGGACAGTAGACTGCTGCACCTTCCAGGAAATACCCTCTGCCTGGGACACAGCCCGGCAGGCATGCATCTCTGCTCACCCCCCCTCTCAACACTCTGCCGGCCCAAACAGCCCGGCCTCTGCCTAACTTGCCTCGGCCAGGCTCCGCTCTAATCTGGGCCTTTTGGGAGCTCAAGGTAGCTGACCTCGTGTCGTCTCTCCTGCCCCTAAGCCTGGAGCCCAAGCACTGGGTGAACATGTCCCAGCAATGTCCTCTGGCTTTGTCATTAACCACTCAGCGCCCCCAACCAAGTTCCCATAGAGGCGGTGGCCAGGGGTTGTGCTGTGGCCCACAGCTGTCCCACCCTGCACCGTAAGATGTGTTTACTTCACCAAGTCACTCCTGGTAGACACTGATAAGAAAGCCCAGCACTGCCCTGTGTCTGGGCATGGGCTCCCCCAATTTCTCTCCGGGGTGCCCAGGTTGCTGAAGCCAGGCTGCTTCCAGCTGGCCCTCCTTGGCCCTAGGTGTTGGGGGCAAGCTGGCCTTCCAGGGCCTCCCGCCAACTTCCTCATCCAGttcgggggggggcggggggggagggggaaagcttAGGGCTTGCCGCACCCGAAGAGGCAGCCTGCCCTTCCTTTCCTAAGGGTTTGCCCAAGCTATCAGGCACCTGAGTggaagggcaggggcaaggctgGGGCCGCGAGGTGCCTGCTGGACCACAGCCGGGAGCCAGCTCTAGGCAGGTGGCAGTCCGCTTAAGTTAGGCGCACACGTGGCCGCTGCTTCCCGGAGCACGTGCTGGTCGCCGGGAATTCCGGAAGGCTGCCCCCACTGGTTGCAGCGGGATCGCCACCGCAGGACCTTTCGAAGTAATCCACTGGGACACCCGCACCGCCCCCGCCCTGCACCCACCAGCGGTCCCGCGCCCCTTACTCACAGCCGCCGCCGCGGCGCTGGCCGCCCTTGCGGGCAGCGTTCCCCTTGCGGGCGCGAGGCATATCAGGAATCGAACACTGGGGGCGAAGGGTCAGGGACCGGGCGGCCCGGGGCTCCGGACCAGAGCGACACTGGCCGGCGAGCGGCGCTGAGACTTCAGCGAGCGACTGGAGCCACTGGCCGCGCGCTCCACCATCTTCGCGAGGCGCCCCGCCCAGACACGCGGGCCGCCGGGAAGGCGAGTTCTTAGTTCTCTGGCTCGGACCTTCACTCAAGCGGTGGAAACTACCACTCCCAGGAGGCTGTGCGCGCGGACTCCCGGCGAGCGACTGGGTGCAGAGCAGCTCGGGAATTGTAGTCGGCCTCCGGGAGTAGCCTGCTACGCTAGCTGGACTATGCACCCACAATGCCCCGCacacacacccccctcccccgcaccAGCCGCACACCTGCGGGATCGTTAACTCAGAAGTTGCCCCCTTGGAGCAGCGCCCCAAGGCAGGGCTGACATCTCAGGCTTCTCGAAGCAAGGCAATCGCCACGGATCCTCGTGGCCATTTCGATCAAGTgaccagggaaggagggaggagctcGGTGGGAAAGTGAAGGCAGCCAAAATCAGCCAGTGAGAGAAAGATTGAGTTTATGATGAAAGCAGCGTATGGACAAGAGTTTTGCATGCCCAGTTCAGTGCAGATCtccctggggctcctcagcccgTGACTCTGCCTcctgtgacctcctcatagaccCAGTCCAGTGTGGACACCAGACCTTGGGCCGACAGTCCTAAGGACCAGGAACCTTGGCTTCCTCTTCAGGAGGGCTCAGATTTGTATTACCTTTAAAACAACGCCGTTATTCTTTAGGGGAGcttaaggcctcatctttctccctcagctagtggtttctaactgctgacttgtgtcaccagggcttcttgggtggtggtgggaggctgTTCAGTGTTTCCCCTGGGTCTTTGCACCTTGCAGGAGGCAGAGGAGAGAGTAACCTTTGTGCTCTGGAGCAGGAGGGCTGACCGAGCTGAACAGAGTAGGGGTGGGCCACAGGCTCCCCTCTAGGGCTGAGCAGGTTGCTGCAGGGACAAGAGCAGtaggtctgggggtggggggcaggtgacTCCCGGCTTTAGTTGCACTCCTTAGGCCCTGCCTCGCGCTCCTGGCAGGTAGGCCCAGCCCAGCCTCGGTAACAGTGGCACCTGAAGGCCCCCCAAGCTCCAGGGGCACCATCTGGCTGAAGATGCAGAAAGGCTTCCAGCTGCTCTGGGTCTCGCCGGGTGCAGCGTCCATGACCGTGGCAGCGCTGGTGACTGCAGGCCACAGCTGCCCTGGTCACATTGATCACGTAGGGGCCCAAGGTGCCCACCAGGTAATGGTGGAGACGCCAGCATTCTTcctgggggtgggaaggaggtgggggtgtATGCCACAGCTTCTGCCCCATGCCCCAACACCAGCCTTCCCGACCCTGGGGGCCAGCAAGACTGGCAGGCTGGAGGGCACAGGACTCACCTTGGATCGAGAGAGGCTCAGGTCCCCCCAGAGCACCACACCAGCTGCACCCAGCGCCGCGCTCACCCCCATTGTGTGCAGGagctcctcctggaggaagagagcTGCTCAGCTCAGTCCAGGTTGGCCCTCTGATCACCCTAGTCTGATTCTGATCCCCTTGGGCACTGAGCttttaagtcagtggttctcaacttcctcatgcctagaccctttcatacagttcctcatgtggtgctgacaccccaaccaaaaaattaatttcattgctactttataactgtcattttgctactgttataaatagggcgatccctgtgaaagggtagttcgacccccaaaggggtcacaacccacaggttgagaaccgctgctctaagtggCCTCTCAGGCCTGTGACTCCAAGAAATATTTCCCTTTAAACCAGTGCTCCAAAGGCAGGGGGCCTTGCCTTCCCCCCAAGATCCTCTAGGACAAAGCCAAGCTTCCCTCATCACATGTCCTGTGGGAGGGCCTCCCCTCCAGGGAACCCTGGGCCTTTCCAGAGGGTAGGTCCCATCCAGACTGCTAGTCCTGTTTCCACTCACCTGGGAGAGGAACCTCCCCGAGTCGCGGTGTGTGAGGCGGGCATAGGCCAGGA contains the following coding sequences:
- the LSMEM2 gene encoding leucine-rich single-pass membrane protein 2, whose protein sequence is MPPHGPAGAVAPTPSPWSRVGLAPNHVQQVRLHRVESISDLHSGGPLRPHLVDEARPWEDLLGVLPPSLCAQASCGLMAGRCGAFLLLLAVLALTCLALAVLAVYLSVLQSESLRVLAHTLRTQEETLLKLRLASLSQLRRLNLSEAQAPS
- the IFRD2 gene encoding interferon-related developmental regulator 2 isoform X2 gives rise to the protein MPRARKGNAARKGGQRRGGGCARGSAQADSGSSEDEAASEARSTTSECPSVLSAPAEDSPGADGMDEQAQQEDLEEKMKEYVDCLTDKSAKTRQGALESLRRALASRLFPDFLQERCLTLADALEKCLKRGKGEEQALAAAVGGLLCVQLGPGPKGETLFRNLQPPLLSVLGDSTASPSARLHCASALGLGCYVAAADIQDLVSCLNCLESVFSRACGMRGCSAPVAPAGQHGLLCAALQAWALLLTILPSTHISHVLDRQLPRLPQLLSSDSVSLRIAAGETIALLFELARDLEEDFVYEDMGALGSALRTLATDSNKYRAKADRRRQRSTFRAVLHFVEGGECEEETVRFGLEVLYVDSWARRRVYAAFKAALGSGMHHHLQNNELLRDIFGLGPVLVLDATTLKACKISRFEKHLYNAAAFKARTKARSRVRDKRADVL
- the IFRD2 gene encoding interferon-related developmental regulator 2 isoform X1 gives rise to the protein MPRARKGNAARKGGQRRGGGCARGSAQADSGSSEDEAASEARSTTSECPSVLSAPAEDSPGADGMDEQAQQEDLEEKMKEYVDCLTDKSAKTRQGALESLRRALASRLFPDFLQERCLTLADALEKCLKRGKGEEQALAAAVGGLLCVQLGPGPKGETLFRNLQPPLLSVLGDSTASPSARLHCASALGLGCYVAAADIQDLVSCLNCLESVFSRACGMRGCSAPVAPAGQHGLLCAALQAWALLLTILPSTHISHVLDRQLPRLPQLLSSDSVSLRIAAGETIALLFELARDLEVQEAGEDFVYEDMGALGSALRTLATDSNKYRAKADRRRQRSTFRAVLHFVEGGECEEETVRFGLEVLYVDSWARRRVYAAFKAALGSGMHHHLQNNELLRDIFGLGPVLVLDATTLKACKISRFEKHLYNAAAFKARTKARSRVRDKRADVL